In Cupriavidus taiwanensis, the following are encoded in one genomic region:
- a CDS encoding saccharopine dehydrogenase NADP-binding domain-containing protein has protein sequence MIEQIVIAGFGCIGQAVLPLLERTWPQAAITVVDRVLDHTRQELVARHKLHAIHATITEANYESMLAPLLRPGTFLLNLAPSVCSRDLIALAQARGAFYVDAGIEPWDYAADPQASHLSNYALRHDMLAFARGRETLPTALVAHGANPGLVSVLVKAALMALAGKAGLNHPEPRDRAGWAALARALDVRVIQVAEYDSQQAPGYPRDGEFANTWSAEGFITECLQDAELGWGSHEPALPRDGYRHGYGSGAAIALDRPGHRTRVRSWSPVHGPFDACLITHNESISIAEYLTDTRAGQPLYRPTVYYAYRPTAATQASMQWLDDRAAPRVRGERILRDEIQCGEDELGVLLMSRRHGAVWHGSRLSVQRARSLAPYNTATSLQVASSLVAGMRWMLANPARGVVESDALDFGPVLADAAHWWAPLIVEFTDWLPRPGATSLAFTDFLLDHATVRPEPALLTLAC, from the coding sequence GTGATCGAACAAATCGTCATCGCCGGTTTTGGCTGCATCGGCCAGGCCGTGCTGCCGCTGCTGGAGCGAACCTGGCCGCAGGCAGCGATTACCGTGGTGGACCGCGTGCTGGACCACACGCGCCAGGAGCTGGTCGCCCGCCACAAGCTGCACGCCATCCATGCCACCATCACCGAGGCCAATTACGAATCCATGCTGGCCCCGCTGCTGCGGCCCGGCACCTTCCTGCTGAACCTGGCGCCATCGGTCTGCAGCCGCGACCTGATCGCACTGGCGCAGGCGCGCGGCGCGTTCTATGTCGATGCTGGCATCGAGCCCTGGGACTATGCCGCCGATCCGCAGGCGTCGCACCTGAGCAACTACGCGCTGCGCCATGACATGCTGGCCTTCGCGCGCGGCCGCGAGACGCTGCCGACCGCGCTGGTCGCGCATGGCGCTAATCCCGGCTTGGTATCGGTGCTGGTCAAGGCCGCGCTGATGGCACTGGCCGGCAAGGCGGGCTTGAACCATCCTGAGCCGCGGGATCGCGCCGGATGGGCCGCGCTGGCGCGCGCGCTGGATGTGCGCGTGATCCAGGTTGCCGAGTACGACAGCCAGCAGGCCCCGGGCTATCCGCGCGACGGCGAGTTCGCCAACACGTGGTCGGCCGAGGGCTTTATCACCGAATGCCTGCAGGACGCCGAACTCGGCTGGGGCAGCCATGAGCCGGCGCTGCCGCGCGATGGCTATCGTCACGGCTACGGCAGCGGCGCGGCCATCGCACTGGACCGGCCGGGGCATCGCACGCGCGTGCGGTCGTGGTCGCCGGTGCACGGCCCGTTCGACGCCTGCCTGATCACCCACAACGAATCGATCTCGATCGCCGAGTACCTGACCGACACCCGCGCCGGCCAGCCGCTGTATCGCCCCACCGTCTACTACGCCTATCGCCCGACCGCCGCCACGCAGGCCTCGATGCAATGGCTGGACGACCGCGCCGCCCCGCGCGTGCGCGGCGAACGCATCCTGCGCGACGAGATCCAGTGCGGCGAAGACGAACTCGGCGTGCTGCTGATGAGCCGCCGGCACGGCGCGGTCTGGCATGGATCGCGGCTGTCGGTGCAGCGCGCGCGTTCGCTGGCACCGTACAACACCGCCACCAGCCTGCAGGTGGCATCGAGCCTGGTTGCCGGCATGCGCTGGATGCTGGCCAATCCTGCGCGCGGCGTGGTGGAATCCGATGCGCTCGACTTCGGTCCCGTGCTGGCCGATGCCGCGCACTGGTGGGCACCGCTCATCGTCGAGTTCACCGACTGGCTGCCGCGGCCCGGCGCCACCTCGCTCGCCTTCACCGACTTCCTGCTGGACCACGCCACGGTCCGGCCCGAACCCGCTCTCCTGACCCTTGCCTGCTGA
- a CDS encoding helix-turn-helix domain-containing protein has product MQSLEIAEVARQAGVPASTLRYYEEKGLIVPIGRRGMRRVYDAGVLERLALIALGRAAGFSLDDIAAMFSPQGQPRIDRQMLAAKADELDRTIRKLTAMRDGLRHAAVCPAPSHMECPTFRRIVQAASTGAIGGRRERAPVPPARAR; this is encoded by the coding sequence GTGCAAAGCCTGGAGATTGCGGAAGTGGCCCGGCAGGCCGGCGTGCCGGCCTCGACGCTGCGGTACTACGAGGAAAAGGGGCTGATCGTGCCGATCGGCAGGCGCGGCATGCGGCGGGTGTACGACGCCGGCGTGCTGGAGCGGCTGGCGCTGATCGCGCTGGGGCGGGCCGCCGGCTTCTCGCTGGATGATATTGCGGCGATGTTCTCGCCGCAGGGCCAGCCGCGCATCGACCGCCAGATGCTGGCCGCCAAGGCGGACGAGCTGGACCGGACCATCCGCAAGCTGACAGCGATGCGCGACGGATTGCGGCATGCGGCGGTGTGCCCGGCGCCCAGCCATATGGAATGCCCGACTTTCCGGCGCATCGTCCAGGCGGCGAGTACCGGGGCGATCGGCGGGCGGCGCGAGCGCGCGCCCGTGCCGCCGGCCAGGGCGCGATGA
- a CDS encoding nucleotide pyrophosphohydrolase — MPLIDIKNLQQAAYDFGEARHWGKYHSPKNLAMALSVEVSELVEIFQWQTEDESRAIMSTPKREHVEQELADITIYLTQLVTALGVDLDAAVRAKMEINARKYPVPE; from the coding sequence ATGCCCCTGATCGATATCAAGAACCTCCAGCAAGCCGCCTACGACTTCGGCGAAGCCCGCCACTGGGGCAAGTACCACAGCCCCAAGAACCTGGCGATGGCGCTCAGCGTCGAGGTCTCCGAACTGGTCGAAATCTTCCAGTGGCAGACCGAGGACGAATCGCGCGCCATCATGTCCACGCCCAAGCGCGAGCACGTTGAGCAGGAGCTGGCGGACATCACCATCTATCTGACCCAGTTGGTGACGGCACTCGGCGTGGACCTCGACGCCGCGGTGCGGGCGAAGATGGAAATCAATGCGAGGAAGTATCCGGTGCCGGAGTGA
- a CDS encoding type VI secretion system Vgr family protein, translating to MDAAALFRNLFSPAHRLYSMDGTGPLDALAIEAWIGREAISELFEWRIVTVSANPSLSLDAFLGQRLTLSTTLAGGGQTARSGLVRQAEKLGADGGLARYRLTVVPWLWLTTQQRHSQVFQQRTLDSIIDEVLRPYAPYASWRYAPGALARIGMARKWPHIAQYRETDYHFVSRLLAEAGLGYSVVEDQEAPHRHTVLIFADSTRLDEDPESATTSGIRYHRADSQEATDAVQQLTCETRSAIPGVSVTAWDAEAKRTVRGHAPARFGSMQGMPDSYLSVSPSLAPDAEAAQRVAEQVMEAIEARALLFTGAATVRTLRAGTRFAVTGCPHLPPPENDTDGYPLLLDAVEHCGFNNLGHDTQAELSKRLGAPEAALTLDNAPDAPESMAEIQGLLGPPPMPARNATPPHLVTAAREHGYGALLRAFDARRPWRAPILGADCPRLYSRPVPLGVHTAIVVGPDGQTSADGNAEHHVSRQGHVRVRFLWQRGERADDRSSRWIRVAQRQAGAGMGWQWLPRIGQEVLVKFSDDDIDQPFVLAAVYNGQGEAGIAPTPGGRALCGTTFSQPYDAEGLYAQGSDTHRSAQGNLAQGNSPPWHGMSPDAQGHRNAAALTGFKSQEHGGKGHNQLVLDDSDAQLRAQLATTQAATQLNLGHVVHQQDNRRGSFRGQGFELRTDGYAAVRGRAGLLLTTYRDAVTGRTLPTGDNAAGIALLRQGSDLARTLGQAAAVHQVPPLSVAADEQAPLPAQARAAAGMVDGQDLDAALADAAAGNTATTAGKVPHQAEPMVHLSGRAGISVVAGQDLQLANGESVALLSGQDHSIAVAGQGRVHAGQAIGIAAGLSAAGEGNVGLQVTAGQDDIDLQAQHDLLKLAAREDLVIVSANMNVDFASAKRIRLATAGGASITLEGGNITVECPGPITYKAAQRKFEGPVNTPYPLPVFPQHACLDCLLKAAAAGSHLAAA from the coding sequence ATGGACGCCGCAGCCCTGTTTCGGAACCTGTTTTCCCCGGCCCATCGCCTCTATTCGATGGACGGCACCGGCCCGCTCGATGCGCTGGCAATCGAGGCCTGGATCGGCCGCGAAGCCATCTCAGAACTCTTTGAATGGCGCATCGTCACCGTCAGCGCCAATCCTTCGCTGTCGCTGGATGCGTTCCTCGGCCAGCGCCTGACGCTGTCGACCACGCTGGCCGGCGGCGGCCAGACGGCGCGCTCGGGGCTGGTGCGCCAGGCCGAGAAGCTGGGTGCCGATGGCGGCCTGGCGCGCTATCGCCTGACCGTCGTGCCGTGGCTGTGGCTGACCACCCAGCAGCGGCACAGCCAGGTGTTCCAGCAGCGCACGCTCGACAGCATCATCGACGAGGTGCTGCGCCCCTACGCGCCCTACGCAAGCTGGCGCTATGCGCCGGGCGCGCTGGCGCGGATCGGCATGGCCCGCAAATGGCCGCATATCGCGCAGTACCGCGAGACCGACTATCACTTCGTGTCGCGGCTGCTGGCCGAGGCGGGCCTTGGATACTCCGTGGTGGAAGACCAGGAAGCGCCGCATCGCCACACGGTGCTGATCTTTGCCGACAGTACGCGTCTGGACGAAGATCCTGAGTCCGCGACAACCAGTGGCATCCGCTACCACCGCGCCGATAGCCAGGAGGCCACCGACGCCGTCCAGCAACTGACCTGCGAGACGCGTTCAGCAATCCCCGGCGTCTCCGTCACCGCTTGGGATGCCGAGGCAAAACGCACCGTGCGCGGCCATGCTCCTGCGCGCTTTGGCTCGATGCAAGGCATGCCCGATTCCTACCTGTCGGTGAGCCCTTCGCTGGCCCCTGACGCCGAGGCCGCGCAACGGGTTGCCGAGCAAGTGATGGAGGCCATCGAAGCCCGCGCGCTGCTGTTCACCGGCGCCGCCACGGTACGCACCTTGCGCGCCGGCACGCGGTTCGCTGTCACCGGCTGTCCACACTTGCCGCCGCCGGAAAACGATACCGATGGCTATCCGTTGCTGCTCGATGCCGTCGAGCACTGCGGCTTCAACAACCTGGGTCACGACACGCAAGCAGAGCTCTCGAAGCGCCTGGGCGCACCCGAAGCTGCGCTGACCCTGGACAACGCTCCGGACGCCCCCGAATCGATGGCCGAGATCCAGGGCTTGCTTGGGCCGCCGCCCATGCCAGCGCGCAATGCCACGCCGCCACACCTGGTAACGGCGGCCCGCGAGCACGGCTATGGCGCGCTGCTCCGCGCTTTCGACGCGCGACGGCCGTGGCGCGCGCCCATTCTCGGCGCGGACTGTCCGCGCCTGTACAGCCGCCCGGTGCCACTTGGCGTACACACGGCCATCGTCGTGGGGCCGGATGGCCAGACCAGCGCCGACGGCAACGCCGAGCATCACGTCAGCCGCCAGGGGCATGTGCGGGTACGGTTCCTTTGGCAGCGCGGCGAGCGCGCCGACGACCGCAGCAGCCGCTGGATCCGCGTGGCGCAGCGCCAGGCTGGCGCCGGCATGGGTTGGCAATGGCTGCCGCGCATCGGCCAGGAGGTGCTGGTCAAGTTCAGTGACGACGATATCGACCAGCCCTTCGTGCTGGCTGCCGTGTACAACGGGCAGGGCGAGGCAGGCATCGCGCCGACTCCAGGCGGCCGCGCACTATGCGGCACGACGTTCTCGCAACCCTATGATGCCGAGGGTCTGTATGCGCAGGGCAGCGATACCCACCGCAGCGCACAGGGCAACCTCGCGCAGGGCAACAGCCCACCATGGCACGGCATGAGCCCGGACGCGCAGGGGCACCGCAACGCGGCGGCGCTGACCGGCTTCAAGAGCCAGGAGCATGGCGGCAAAGGCCACAACCAGCTGGTGCTGGACGACAGCGACGCGCAACTGCGCGCGCAGCTGGCCACCACGCAAGCGGCGACGCAGCTGAACCTCGGCCATGTGGTGCACCAGCAGGACAACCGCCGCGGCAGCTTCCGCGGGCAGGGCTTCGAGCTGCGCACCGACGGCTACGCCGCCGTGCGCGGGCGGGCCGGACTGCTGCTGACCACCTACCGCGACGCCGTCACCGGCCGGACCCTGCCGACAGGAGACAACGCGGCCGGCATCGCACTATTGCGGCAGGGCAGCGACCTCGCGCGCACGCTGGGCCAGGCCGCTGCCGTACATCAGGTGCCACCGCTCAGCGTCGCAGCCGACGAGCAGGCGCCGCTGCCCGCACAGGCCAGGGCGGCCGCCGGCATGGTCGACGGTCAGGACCTCGATGCCGCACTGGCCGATGCCGCCGCCGGCAACACTGCCACAACCGCCGGCAAGGTCCCGCACCAGGCAGAGCCCATGGTCCACCTGAGCGGCCGCGCGGGGATTTCCGTAGTCGCGGGCCAGGACCTGCAACTCGCCAACGGCGAGAGCGTAGCGCTGCTCAGCGGACAGGACCACAGCATCGCCGTGGCAGGCCAGGGGCGCGTGCATGCCGGCCAGGCGATCGGCATCGCAGCCGGGCTCTCCGCCGCCGGCGAAGGCAACGTCGGGCTGCAAGTGACCGCCGGGCAGGACGATATCGACCTCCAGGCGCAGCACGACCTGCTGAAGCTGGCGGCCCGCGAAGACCTGGTCATCGTTTCCGCCAACATGAACGTCGATTTTGCGTCGGCCAAACGCATTCGCCTGGCCACTGCGGGCGGTGCCTCGATCACGCTGGAGGGCGGCAACATCACCGTCGAATGCCCGGGGCCGATCACCTACAAGGCCGCGCAGCGCAAATTCGAGGGGCCGGTGAACACGCCCTATCCGTTGCCGGTGTTTCCGCAGCATGCTTGCCTCGACTGCCTGCTGAAGGCGGCCGCCGCCGGCTCGCACCTCGCCGCCGCGTAG
- a CDS encoding glutathionylspermidine synthase family protein: MQRIPQTPRRNWPRELEKVGFHFHSLDEFNVPREVDDHTFFYWREDAAYAFSKQEVETLYAAAYDLNQRCLEAVQHVIDHDLFARLAIDADFAQLIRASWDRDEPTLFGRFDMTLDPHGVPKLYEFNADTPTSLIESAVAQWYWKDAVQPHADQFNSLHEALVARWQWLRKHYRNAGLLHLACMFDSQEDVCNTEYLMDTALQAGWSVKLVDLQEIGSDGRGNFYDADNVPMEVVFKLYPWEWMATSDYRGQLAHSPVRWVEPPWKAVLSNKAILPILWQLFPGHPNLIEASFDPGPFAGRPHAKKPFLSREGESVTLLTPEGDHVHNPGEYGEEGFIYQAYEPARRFDGRYTTLGVWIVDDVPSGLCVREESGPIAKNTSFFVPHYFTHA; encoded by the coding sequence ATGCAACGCATCCCGCAAACCCCGCGCCGCAACTGGCCGCGCGAACTCGAGAAGGTGGGCTTCCACTTCCATTCGCTGGACGAGTTCAACGTTCCGCGCGAAGTCGATGACCACACCTTCTTCTACTGGCGCGAAGACGCCGCCTACGCCTTCAGCAAGCAAGAGGTGGAAACGCTCTACGCCGCCGCATACGACCTGAACCAGCGCTGCCTGGAAGCCGTGCAGCATGTGATCGACCACGACCTGTTCGCGCGGCTGGCGATCGATGCGGATTTCGCGCAACTGATCCGCGCCTCATGGGACCGCGACGAGCCCACGCTGTTCGGCCGCTTCGACATGACGCTGGACCCGCACGGCGTGCCGAAGCTGTACGAGTTCAACGCCGACACGCCCACCTCGCTGATCGAATCCGCCGTGGCCCAGTGGTACTGGAAAGACGCCGTGCAACCGCATGCCGACCAGTTCAACAGCCTGCACGAAGCACTGGTGGCGCGCTGGCAATGGCTGCGCAAGCACTACCGCAACGCCGGCCTGCTGCACCTCGCCTGCATGTTCGACAGCCAGGAAGACGTCTGCAACACCGAGTACCTGATGGACACCGCGCTGCAGGCCGGCTGGTCGGTCAAGCTGGTCGACCTGCAGGAGATCGGCAGCGACGGCCGCGGCAACTTCTACGATGCCGACAACGTGCCGATGGAAGTCGTGTTCAAGCTCTACCCGTGGGAATGGATGGCCACCTCCGACTACCGCGGCCAGCTCGCACACAGCCCGGTGCGCTGGGTCGAGCCGCCGTGGAAGGCGGTGCTGTCCAACAAGGCCATCCTGCCGATCCTGTGGCAGCTGTTCCCGGGACACCCCAACCTGATCGAAGCCAGCTTCGACCCCGGCCCCTTCGCCGGCCGTCCGCACGCGAAGAAGCCCTTCCTGTCGCGCGAAGGCGAAAGCGTGACGCTGCTCACCCCCGAGGGCGACCACGTCCACAACCCCGGCGAGTACGGCGAGGAAGGCTTCATCTACCAGGCCTACGAACCGGCGCGGCGCTTTGACGGCCGCTACACCACGCTGGGCGTCTGGATCGTCGACGACGTGCCCAGCGGCCTGTGCGTGCGCGAAGAATCCGGACCCATCGCCAAGAACACCAGCTTCTTCGTCCCCCATTACTTCACCCACGCGTAA
- a CDS encoding DUF2846 domain-containing protein produces the protein MKRVARMLLAGLAASSLLAGCASGVKHADMAASIPTLKPGDGRVYFLRSASMFGAAVQPDLRLNNQVVGESKPGGFFFVDRPAGKYVASAATETEKTLSFALDAGETKYVRSSPSMGLMMGRVVLELETPEKAQAELPSLSYTGDLIKTPAK, from the coding sequence ATGAAACGGGTTGCTCGCATGCTGTTAGCCGGGCTGGCGGCGTCATCGCTGCTGGCTGGATGTGCTTCGGGTGTGAAACACGCCGACATGGCGGCATCGATCCCGACGCTGAAGCCCGGCGACGGTCGGGTCTACTTCCTGCGTTCGGCGTCGATGTTCGGCGCCGCGGTGCAGCCGGATTTGCGTCTTAACAATCAGGTTGTCGGAGAATCCAAGCCCGGCGGCTTCTTCTTCGTGGACCGTCCGGCAGGCAAGTATGTGGCTTCGGCCGCGACTGAAACCGAAAAGACGCTGAGCTTCGCCCTGGACGCTGGTGAAACCAAATACGTGCGCAGTTCACCGTCGATGGGGTTGATGATGGGCCGCGTCGTGCTGGAATTGGAAACGCCGGAGAAGGCGCAGGCAGAACTTCCTTCGCTGAGTTATACCGGCGACTTGATCAAGACGCCGGCGAAGTAA
- a CDS encoding DUF2938 domain-containing protein encodes MPDHAIAMLFHATVIGTGATLTIDAWTILRKRLLGVPALNYGLVDRWLAWLPRGRFRHQPIAATPPVRGEQAIGWIAHYLTGIAFAGILLALWGLDWARHPTLAPALIVGIGSVAAPFLLMQPAMGAGIAASRTPRPNLARMHSVVTHAVFGVGLYAAGWVARLIAYPG; translated from the coding sequence ATGCCTGATCACGCCATCGCGATGCTGTTCCATGCCACCGTGATCGGCACCGGCGCCACGCTGACCATCGATGCCTGGACCATCCTGCGCAAACGGCTGCTCGGCGTACCCGCGCTGAACTATGGCCTGGTCGACCGCTGGCTGGCCTGGCTGCCACGCGGACGTTTCCGCCATCAGCCCATCGCCGCCACGCCACCGGTGCGCGGCGAGCAGGCCATCGGCTGGATCGCGCATTACCTGACCGGCATCGCGTTCGCGGGAATCTTGCTGGCGTTATGGGGGCTCGATTGGGCGCGCCATCCGACGCTGGCACCGGCATTGATCGTCGGCATCGGCAGCGTCGCCGCGCCCTTCCTGCTGATGCAGCCCGCGATGGGCGCGGGTATCGCTGCCAGCCGCACGCCGCGGCCGAATCTGGCGCGGATGCATAGCGTGGTGACGCATGCGGTGTTTGGGGTGGGGTTGTATGCGGCGGGTTGGGTGGCGCGGCTGATCGCCTATCCGGGTTGA
- a CDS encoding class I SAM-dependent methyltransferase — protein MSEQRQISGNGGEQAALWNGASGQAWVEHQGVLDDMFRPLEAQLVEAAGRAAAQRILDVGCGTGSTTLALARHVGAEGHCTGIDISEPMLAAARSRAQRDGIDATFIHADAQEHAFAPASFDMIVSRLGVMFFSDPARAFANLRWAATSDATLHCIAWRSAAENPFMTTAERAAAPLLPNLPPRQPGAPGQFAFGERERVLAILQASGWGDIDVRPADVTCALPERALAGYLSRLGPVGLALQGADATTRERVAATVRAAFEPYVQGDTVRYTAACWTITARATAAASPSGQDANHA, from the coding sequence ATGAGTGAACAACGGCAAATCAGCGGCAACGGCGGCGAGCAAGCGGCACTGTGGAACGGCGCATCGGGCCAGGCGTGGGTCGAGCATCAAGGCGTGCTGGACGACATGTTCCGGCCGCTGGAAGCACAGCTGGTCGAAGCCGCCGGCCGCGCCGCGGCGCAACGCATCCTCGACGTCGGCTGCGGCACCGGCAGCACCACGCTGGCATTGGCGCGGCACGTGGGTGCGGAAGGCCACTGCACCGGCATCGATATTTCCGAGCCGATGCTAGCGGCCGCGCGCTCTCGCGCCCAACGCGATGGCATCGACGCGACCTTCATCCACGCCGACGCGCAGGAGCACGCCTTCGCCCCGGCCAGCTTCGACATGATCGTGTCGCGCCTGGGCGTGATGTTCTTCAGCGACCCGGCACGCGCCTTCGCCAACCTGCGCTGGGCCGCGACGTCAGATGCCACGCTGCACTGCATCGCCTGGCGCAGCGCCGCCGAGAACCCCTTCATGACCACCGCCGAACGCGCCGCAGCGCCGCTGCTGCCCAACCTGCCGCCGCGGCAGCCGGGCGCGCCCGGGCAGTTTGCCTTCGGCGAGCGCGAGCGCGTGCTGGCGATCCTGCAGGCGAGCGGCTGGGGCGATATCGACGTCCGTCCGGCCGACGTGACTTGCGCGCTGCCGGAGCGGGCCCTGGCTGGCTACCTGTCCCGGCTCGGCCCGGTCGGGCTGGCGCTGCAAGGCGCCGACGCCACCACGCGCGAACGCGTCGCCGCAACCGTGCGCGCCGCGTTCGAGCCCTACGTGCAGGGCGACACCGTGCGCTACACCGCGGCATGCTGGACCATCACCGCCCGCGCGACCGCCGCCGCTTCGCCCAGTGGCCAGGACGCGAACCATGCCTGA
- a CDS encoding DUF350 domain-containing protein — MVNTMHPALAYLIYIVTSFAMLGLFLLVYTRVTPHREFTLIRQGNVAAALSLGGAVLGFSLTLSSSIQHNATFAMFLLWAFGAFAVQVLAYLVAARALGGVGEAIARDNRGVGAVMGVISLSVGVVNAACLT, encoded by the coding sequence ATGGTCAACACCATGCACCCGGCGCTTGCCTACCTGATCTATATCGTCACCAGCTTTGCCATGCTGGGATTGTTCCTGCTGGTCTATACGCGGGTCACGCCGCATCGGGAATTCACACTGATTCGCCAGGGGAACGTCGCGGCGGCGTTGTCGCTGGGCGGGGCGGTGCTGGGGTTCTCGCTGACGCTGTCGTCGAGCATTCAGCATAACGCTACGTTTGCGATGTTCTTGCTGTGGGCGTTTGGGGCGTTTGCGGTGCAGGTTTTGGCCTACCTGGTGGCGGCGCGGGCGCTGGGGGGTGTGGGTGAGGCGATTGCCAGGGATAACCGGGGGGTGGGGGCGGTGATGGGGGTGATTTCGTTGTCGGTGGGGGTGGTGAATGCGGCTTGTTTGACGTGA